In Sparus aurata chromosome 2, fSpaAur1.1, whole genome shotgun sequence, a single genomic region encodes these proteins:
- the LOC115575211 gene encoding transmembrane protein 120A yields MPRGLTDVLEEWKCLEGEYEQLQETHRMYLQKLDEISSLQTKCTSSISRQRKRLKEVSQLARECSTGPSEEDAKTLNVVKEKIKARPNAFFEMESFLPKENGLYLSLVLGNVNVTLLSKQSKFAYKDEYEKFKLYLTVLLLLFSFICYFFVSYRFLDAIFNFLLVWYYCTLTIRESILITNGSRIKGWWVFHHYVSAFLSGVILTWPDGNLYKSFRNQFLAYSLYQSFVQCLQCYYQSGCLYRLRALGERHNMDLTVEGFQSWMWKGLTFLLPFLFFGHFWQLFNCLSLFRMAQLPDCKEWQVMVCGLSFLILFMGNFFTTVAVVRQKLKTRKQKSKTL; encoded by the exons ATGCCTCGAGGTTTGACAGATGTTCTGGAGGAGTGGAAGTGTCTGGAAGGAGAGTACGAACAACTTCAG GAGACACACCGAATGTACTTACAGAAACTGGACGAAATTTCTAGTCTACAAACCAAATGCACCTCGTCCATTTCCAGGCAGCGCAAAAGGCTGAAGGAGGTGTCCCAACTAGCGAGAGA ATGCAGCACTGGACCATCAGAAGAAGATGCTAAGACCTTGAATGTTgtcaaagagaaaataaaagcgCGACCAAATGCTTTCTTTGAAATGGAATCTTTCCTTCCCAAGGAAAACGG GTTGTACCTCAGTCTGGTTCTTGGAAATGTGAATGTGACTCTTCTCAGCAAGCAGTCAAA ATTTGCCTACAAAGATGAATATGAGAAGTTCAAGCTGTACCTCACAgtgctcctgctgctgttctcCTTCATATGCTATTTCTTTGTGAGCTACAG ATTCCTTGATGCAATCTTCAACTTCCTGCTGGTGTGGTACTATTGTACATTAACAATCAGGGAAAGTATCCTCATCACCAACGGCTCCAG AATCAAAGGCTGGTGGGTTTTTCATCACTACGTCTCAGCTTTTCTGTCCGGTGTTATACTGACATG GCCTGATGGAAACCTGTATAAATCATTCAGGAACCAGTTCCTTGCCTACTCCTTGTATCAAA GCTTTGTCCAGTGTCTGCAGTGCTATTATCAGAGCGGGTGTCTGTACAGGCTGCGAGCTCTGGGAGAAAGACACAACATGGATCTGACCGTGG AGGGATTTCAGTCGTGGATGTGGAAAGGGCTGACATTTCTGTTGCCCTTCCTCTTTTTTGGACAT TTCTGGCAGCTCTTCAACTGCCTGTCTCTCTTCAGGATGGCTCAGCTCCCAGACTGTAAAGAATGGCAG GTCATGGTGTGTGGTCTCAGCTTCCTCATTCTGTTCATGGGAAACTTCTTCACCACTGTTGCTGTGGTCCGCCAGAAGCTCAAGACCAGGAAACAAAAATCAAAGACTCTGTGA
- the gdpd1 gene encoding lysophospholipase D GDPD1 translates to MCAAVYVLSTVTGYVLTSALLLKCPSLLHRRKRETFLSRHISHRGGAGENLENTMAAFKHAVQLGTDMLELDCHLTKDEQVVVSHDSNLRRSTGINAYISDLAYAELPPYLCKLGVTFQRECFCEGGDDKRIPLLRDVFDAFPNTPVNIDIKVNNDTLIKKVSELVVKYDREHLTVWGNASNQVVKKCYKENPHIPVLFSLPRVLQLLGLFYTGLLPFVPLKEQFLEIPMPSIITKLKDPNRLTRSQRIITWLADRLLMRKALFQHLTARGIQVYIWVLNDEEDFQRAFDLGATGVMTDFPTRLKDFMDRNGISKPQ, encoded by the exons ATGTGTGCTGCTGTGTATGTCCTGTCAACGGTAACGGGCTACGTGCTGACCTCTGCCCTGCTGCTGAAATGCCCGAGCCTTTTGCAccggaggaagagagagacttTCCTCAGCAGGCACATCTCCCATCGAGGAG GAGCAGGAGAAAACCTGGAAAACACCATGGCAGCTTTCAAGCA TGCCGTGCAACTTGGCACAGACATGCTGGAGTTGGACTGCCACCTGACGAAAGACGAACAGGTAGTGGTTTCACATGACTCCAACTTGCGGAGGTCCACCGGCATCAATGCCTACATCTCTGACTTGGCCTACGCT GAGCTCCCTCCATACCTCTGCAAGCTGGGTGTAACTTTTCAGAGAG AGTGTTTCTGTGAGGGGGGAGATGACAAACGCATTCCTCTCCTCAGGGACGTTTTTGATGCATTTCCTAACACCCCTGTTAACATTGACATCAAGGTCAACAATGACACGCTCATCAAaaag GTGTCTGAGCTGGTTGTTAAGTACGACAGAGAGCATCTGACTGTCTGGGGCAACGCCAGCAACCAGGTTGTAAAGAAGTGTTACAAAGAG aACCCTCATATTCCGGTGTTGTTCAGCCTTCCCAGAGTGTTGCAGCTGTTAGGTCTCTTCTACACTGGCCTGCTGCCCTTTGTTCCCCTCAAAGAGCAGTTTCTGGAGATCCCCATGCCTTCTATTATCACCAA acTTAAAGATCCAAACAGATTAACTAGGAGTCAGCGAATCATCACCTGGCTTGCCGACAG gttGCTGATGAGGAAAGCTCTGTTTCAACATCTGACTGCCAGGGGAATCCAG GTCTACATTTGGGTGCTGAACGACGAAGAGGACTTCCAGAGGGCATTCGACTTGGGAGCCACAGGAGTTATGACAGATTTTCCCACCAGGCTTAAAGACTTTATGGACAGGAATGGCATTTCAAAGCCCCAGTGA
- the ypel2b gene encoding protein yippee-like 2: protein MVRMTRSKTFQAYLPSCHRTYSCIHCRAHLANHDELISKSFQGSQGRAYLFNSVVNVGCGPAEERVLLTGLHAVADIYCENCKTTLGWKYEHAFESSQKYKEGKFIIELAHMIKDNGWD from the exons ATGGTCAGAATGACGCGCTCCAAGACTTTTCAGGCATACCTGCCGAGCTGCCACCGAACCTACAGCTGCATCCACTGCCGAGCTCACCTGGCCAACCACGACGAGCTCATCTCGAAG TCGTTCCAGGGCAGCCAAGGCAGAGCCTACCTGTTCAACTCAGT GGTGAACGTCGGGTGCGGCCCAGCAGAGGAGAGAGTTCTGCTCACAGGCCTGCACGCTGTAGCAGATATCTACTGTGAGAACTGCAAGACGaccctgggctggaaatac GAACATGCCTTTGAGAGCAGTCAGAAGTATAAAGAGGGCAAGTTCATCATCGAGCTGGCCCACATGATCAAGGACAACGGCTGGGACTGA